The Apteryx mantelli isolate bAptMan1 chromosome Z, bAptMan1.hap1, whole genome shotgun sequence genome has a segment encoding these proteins:
- the LOC136995442 gene encoding BEN domain-containing protein 3-like, whose translation MNSAEITDDDEEIPRKGIVKVETENEDEALDSSVTSRSSEEHSLDGAVACLQESNKRKQTSLGCDGSGSQQDVLPSVKKRRFAQEGPHSNMKNRDTGSPTQVNTEQPNENKNPSTTWLCEEEPFSDITAPSYKKPLYGISHKITEKNPPGAEQFASYDLFEKISPSSPSRLRTLNDQHTRDAAATIAVTAATTDSDPNIYSLIPKMFYTLNTLNSNVTQLHSKVDLLSLEVSRIKKQVSPAESVAEFKPPPEYRLTSAELKQMMDQSTSGGDLACRLLVQLFPELFNDDGFNRNCSACGFLNRRKLGSLHLQLIRNYVEVCYPSVKNTAVWHVECLPQVYDFFHRFWAKREMENSQQNVQSSSFYETEQVESSHFIEDKEQE comes from the exons atgaactcagctgaaatcactgatgatgatgaag aaattcctagaaaaggtattgtgaaagtagaaacagaaaatgaagatgaagctctagactcctcggtaacatccagatcttctgaggaacactcgctggatggcgcagttgcttgcctacaggaatccaacaaacGGAAACAGACCTCGCTTGGGTGTGAtggttcagggagccagcaagatgtcttacccagtgtgaagaaaagacgctttgcacaagag ggcccccattcaaacatgaagaacagagacactggctcacccactcaggtaaatacagagcagccaaacGAGAACAAGAATCCTAGTACAACAtggctctgtgaagaagaacccttcagtgacataaccgctccatcttataaaaaacctctctatggcatctcacacaaaattacagagaagaacccaccaggagcagagcagtttgcttcttacgatttgtttgaaaaaatcagtcccaGCAGTCCCTCACGTCTTCGAACTTTGAACGATCAGCACACAAGAGACGctgctgcaaccattgctgtgacagctgccaccacagattccgatccaaatatatattctttgataccgaaaatgttttacacacttaacaccctcaattccaacgtgacccagcttcacagcaaagttgacctgttgtctctggaggtcagccgaattaagaagcaagtcagtccagcagagtctgtcgcagagttcaagcctcctcctgagtaccggctgacttctgcagagctcaaacaaatgatggatcaaagcacatcaggtggagacttagcctgccggttgctagtgcagctcttcccagagctcttcaacgatgatggattcaacagaaactgcagtgcgtgcggcttcctcaacagaaggaaacttggttctcttcatctgcagcttatccgtaactatgtggaagtttgctatccttctgtgaagaacacagctgtgtggcatgtggagtgtttgcctcaagtctatgattttttccatagattttgggccaaaagggagatggaaaatagtcaacagaatgtgcaatcatccagtttttatgagactgaacaggtagaatcctctcattttattgaggataaagagcaggaa